GTCTTTCTTGCTCGGCCGTCTGGTCGAGCCCGTCGGCGCGGGCCCGCAAGACCTGCGCGCTCGCCGGCTTCGGATCGGGTGCAGTGATCCGCGACGATCTCGCCGAATGGGACTATGGCGCCTATGAGGGCGTGACCACCAAGGCGATCCTGGCTGAGCGCCCGGGATGGCAGCTCTTTCGCGACGGCTGCCCGCACGGCGAAACCGCCGCCGATGTCGGCGCCCGCGCAGACGCCATCATCCACGCGCTTCGCGAGGCGGCGGCCCCCATCCTGGTTTTCTCCAGCTCGCATTTCCTGCGCGTGCTCGCCGCCCGCTGGCTCGGCCTGCCGCCCGAAGGCGGCGCGCATTTCGTGCTCGATACCGCTTCTATCAGCGTGCTTGGTTATGAACACGATCTGACGGAGCCGGTCATTCGCCGGTGGAACCAGAGATAGGGCATCTGGGGGTGGGTTTGCGGAATTCGATAGCAGATGCCATCAGCCGTGTGGCACCACTTTCATTCGCTCCCTTTGTTCCCCGTGGTTAACATTGGGGTAACGACCTCGCGATAAATGTAACTGTCGCCGCTCTCCGCGGCTTTGTTTTTGCGTTTTCTGGAGTGCGGACGTGTCTCATCGATCAGTCGTATCGATCTCTTTGGCTATTGCCTTTTTATCTTTCGGTTCAGCGGCGGCGCAGGAAAGCGGCCAGCATTTCTGGTCGGGCGACTGGTATCTGAACGTCGGCGTCGCCGGCTTCTCGGCGCCGAAATTCGAAGGCTCGTCGCACAATGAATTCAAGTTCAGCCCGCTGATTTCGGTCGGTCGCCAAGGCGCCGGCCCGCGCTTTTCCTCGCGCAACGACAACCCCTCCTTCGCCCTGATCGACAAGGGCGCCTTCCGCGCCGGCATCGTCGGCAAGTTCGTGCCGTCGCGTGACGACGGCGACGGCCATGAGCTGAAGGGCTTGAGAAAGGTCAAATGGGGGGCTGAGGCCGGCGGCTTCGTCGAAGTCTACCCCACGAATTTCCTGCGCGCCCGCGCCGAAGTCCGCCAGGGCATCCGCTCCCATGACGGCGTTGTCGCCGATCTCGCGATCGATGCCTTCACCGATATCGCGCCCGACTTGCAGCTGTCGGGCGGCCCGCGCGCGACATTTGCGACAAGGGGCTATTACGATGCCTATTACGGCGTCAGCGCCAAGCACGCCGCCGAAAGCGGCCTTGATCCTTACAAGCCGACGGCGGGCATGCAGTCTTATGGCGCCGGCGCGGCCCTGACGTGGAAGGCGACCGAAAATCTCTCGGCAAGCTCTTTCCTCGAATATAAGCGGCTGGCCGGTCCCGCCGCCGACAGCAGCCTGGTGCGTGACCGCGGCTCGAAGAACCAGGTGCTGATCGGCGTCTCGGCGACCTACAAGTTCAATTTCTCCCTGCAGTGATCCAATGCATGTCGCCCGGAAGTGTGCAGCGGTTCCGGGATAACGACATGCATCAACTCCAACGCATGTCGCCCGGAAGTGCGTAGCGGTTCCGGGATAACGACATCCATGAGACAGAGAGATCGCTTCTTGACCGGATCGCCGGCCGGTCGCTAGATGGCGGCATGCAAGATACCGGCGACTTCAACGATCGCGTTTCCGACGCACCTTCCGATAACTGGGTCTATCGGATCCTGCCGCCATGGCTGTGGCCCTACGCACAGCTGGCGCGATGGGATCGGCCGATCGGCTGGCAGTTGCTGATGTGGCCGTGTTTCTGGTCGGCAACCCTTGCCGCCAATGCGGCGATCGGCGAGGGGCTCTATTCCGGCAGCCTGCTGGTGTCCCACCTTTTGCTCTATTTCATCGGCGCCGTCGCCATGCGTGGCGCCGGCTGCACCTATAACGATCTCGTCGACCACGAGATCGACATGGAAGTGGCGCGCACGCGCTCGCGTCCGCTTCCCTCCGGCCGCGTCACGCGCGCCCACGCGAAGATCTTCATCGGCCTGCAGGCCCTCGTCGGGCTTTTCGTGCTCTTGCAGTTCAACTGGTTCACGGTCTTCCTCGGCGTGCTCTCGCTCGGCATCGTCGCGCTTTATCCCTACGCCAAACGCTTCACCGACTGGCCGCAATTCTACCTGGGACTTGCCTTCTCCTGGGGCGCGCTGATGGGCTGGGCCGGCATTTTGGGCGGGCTCTCCTTCGCCGCCGTCCTGCTTTATGCCGCCTCGGTCGCCTGGACGATCGGTTACGACACGATTTACGCCCATCAGGACAAGGAGGACGACGAGCTGATCGGCGTCCGTTCCACCGCGCGCCTGTTCGGCGACAGGACGCGGGTATGGCTGATCGGCCTCTATGGGCTGACGCTGGTGCTGATGTTTGCCGCTTTCGCGCTTGCCGGCGCCAATCTGATCGCTTTCCTGGCCCTGTTCGGCGCCGCCGGCATGTTCGCCTGGCAGATCGTTCGGCTCGATATCAATGATGCCGCCCAATGCCTGGCGCTTTTCAAGTCGAACAATCGCGTCGGCCTGATCATCTTCTTCGGCCTCTTCGTCTCGCTGCTTTTCGCCATTCCCTGAATGGAGCGACGAGCGAAACGACAAACCCGGCGCGGGCGCCGGGTTTCAAATGTGTGCGAAAACGAAGTGTCGCGAAATCGCTCAGTTACGGGCGATGATTTCCTTGCCTTCGATCTTCATGGCGACGCCGAGCCGGCCGGTGGTGCGGCGCACGAGGAAGCGCGGGCGGCGGTTGGCGAAGTAGGAATGGCGGCGGCGCGGCTTGAGATCGCTGGTGCGCAAGCCGCCGATATGGTCTTCGAGCGGCCGGGCGACGCCGTCGGCCTCGACCATCAGCATCGGAATGCGGAAGGCTTCCGACCAGCCGCGCCAGTCGGCTGCGATATCGCTGAGATCATGGGCGACGAGCAGCGGAATGCAGAGTTCCGGATCGGCATGATGCAGTTCGAGGGTGACGGTAACCTCGCCGTCGCCATGGTCGATGGCGCGGGCGGCGACACCTTGGAAGACGCGCTTCGGCAGCGCAATCGAGAGCGGCAGGCCGCTGGAGGGGAGGACCTTGCGCAGGACCGCGCCGCGTTCGTCTATGGTGATATTCACGTCATCCGAACAATCATGGATGGCGTAGCTGACCTGCTGCGGAAAGCGGGACGGATCGAGGCGTAACGTCGTGCCAGCCCAGGCGGGCTTCATTACGGGATTGTTCATGTCATTCTACCCTTGTCTTACCTGAGAGCCGATTTCCGGTCTTCTCCTTGGGACTTTTCGTCCTCTATGGCCGACAATAGGGGCCTGCCGTTCCGTACAGCTTAAAAATTGCGGTTAAGAAAACTTTGCGTCCTCTGATGGTTATCAAAACCGAATCCCGCAGGGTTTCCGGAAGGTGAACGCCAAGCTGTGCTGAAGTGATGCATCCTGAGGTAAGGCTCAGGTAAGTTTTTCGTGGCAAAATATGCTTACCAGCAGTTCGTTCTTTTAGAGATTTTGCCGAAAAGGGCGCATTTGATGATTACGGCCTCCCTCGCTTACACGATCCTGTCGAAGGATATGACGTCGAGCCTGAACAAGGTGGCGTCGCAGGCGACGGTCAAGAAGGACGCCGAATACTACGCCGACCATATCAACAAGGTCACCTCGGTCGACGACTTCCTCGGCGATTACAAGCTCTACAGCTATGCGATGAAGGCCTATGGTCTCGAGGACATGACCTATGCCAAGGCCTTCATGAAGAAGGTGCTGGAAAGCGATCTCACCGACCCCAACAGCTACGCCAACAAGCTCTCCGATACGCGCTATCGCGAATTCGCGTCCGCCTTCAATTTCAATGCGCCCGAGAAGGACGTGCAGACGGACGCGCAGGAGGACGATCTGATCGGCCTCTACAAGCAGTCCTTCATCGATGCCGACAAGGCGACGACTGCCGAGAGCACTTATTACGGCAACAATATCGACAGCGTGACGACCGTCGACGATCTGGTCAACAATACGAGGCTTCGCACCTACGTGCTGAAGACCTTCAACATCGATCCCACCTATGCGTCGAAGGATTTTCTGCGCCAGGTGCTGACGAGCGATCTGAGCGACCCCACGAGCGTCGTCAACACGCAAGGCGGCGACAAGTACAAGGCGCTTGCCGCC
This Rhizobium acidisoli DNA region includes the following protein-coding sequences:
- a CDS encoding histidine phosphatase family protein, whose translation is MSSAFPEIYLVRHGETEWSLSGRHTGRSDIPLTGNGEAAASKLADRLSGLSCSAVWSSPSARARKTCALAGFGSGAVIRDDLAEWDYGAYEGVTTKAILAERPGWQLFRDGCPHGETAADVGARADAIIHALREAAAPILVFSSSHFLRVLAARWLGLPPEGGAHFVLDTASISVLGYEHDLTEPVIRRWNQR
- a CDS encoding MipA/OmpV family protein, yielding MSHRSVVSISLAIAFLSFGSAAAQESGQHFWSGDWYLNVGVAGFSAPKFEGSSHNEFKFSPLISVGRQGAGPRFSSRNDNPSFALIDKGAFRAGIVGKFVPSRDDGDGHELKGLRKVKWGAEAGGFVEVYPTNFLRARAEVRQGIRSHDGVVADLAIDAFTDIAPDLQLSGGPRATFATRGYYDAYYGVSAKHAAESGLDPYKPTAGMQSYGAGAALTWKATENLSASSFLEYKRLAGPAADSSLVRDRGSKNQVLIGVSATYKFNFSLQ
- a CDS encoding DUF6101 family protein, giving the protein MNNPVMKPAWAGTTLRLDPSRFPQQVSYAIHDCSDDVNITIDERGAVLRKVLPSSGLPLSIALPKRVFQGVAARAIDHGDGEVTVTLELHHADPELCIPLLVAHDLSDIAADWRGWSEAFRIPMLMVEADGVARPLEDHIGGLRTSDLKPRRRHSYFANRRPRFLVRRTTGRLGVAMKIEGKEIIARN
- the ubiA gene encoding 4-hydroxybenzoate octaprenyltransferase, with translation MQDTGDFNDRVSDAPSDNWVYRILPPWLWPYAQLARWDRPIGWQLLMWPCFWSATLAANAAIGEGLYSGSLLVSHLLLYFIGAVAMRGAGCTYNDLVDHEIDMEVARTRSRPLPSGRVTRAHAKIFIGLQALVGLFVLLQFNWFTVFLGVLSLGIVALYPYAKRFTDWPQFYLGLAFSWGALMGWAGILGGLSFAAVLLYAASVAWTIGYDTIYAHQDKEDDELIGVRSTARLFGDRTRVWLIGLYGLTLVLMFAAFALAGANLIAFLALFGAAGMFAWQIVRLDINDAAQCLALFKSNNRVGLIIFFGLFVSLLFAIP